The region TCTTCATGTGGCTGTGGCCGGTCTTCCACAAACTTGGCTTGCCGCCCATAGCCGCCACGGCATCAAGGGCCGCCAGCGATGACTTGACATCAAAGATGACATCACTTCCGGGGGTTCTGGCTATCACCCCCCGGGCCAGATAGGCGGTGAGCAGATCACCCGGCACTTGGCGGCCTTTGCCATCGATCAGCCCGATGCGGTCGCCATCACCATCAAAACCAATTCCCATCATGGCCCCGCTCTCTGCCGCCGCCTGCCGGAGCATGCCTAAAGTCTCCGGGTCAACCGGGTCAGGATGATGGTTCGGGAAAGTGCCGTCCACTTCCGGGAACAGCACCTCATGGGTTCCGGGCAGATGCGGGACAAGCGCGGTGACAATCGGTCCGGTTGCGCCATTGCCGCAATCCCAGATCAGTGTTTCCGATGCCAGCAGGTCCAGCGCCCCGCTTGAGGTTTCAATCCCGGCCTTATCAAGCATGGCGCATAGATAGATATCCGCTATCTCAACGTGCCGGGCCGAGCCGCCTGCCTTTGCGGCAACGCCTCCGGCAAGGCGCTGGCCAAGCCCGGTGATGTCATCCCCGAAAAAGGGTTTATGGCCCAGCACCATCTTGAAACCGTTATGGCTTGGGGGGTTGTGCGAGCCGGTCACCTGGATGGCACCATCCGTGCCATGGTGCTGATCGGCAAAATACAGCATCGGGGTCGGGCCCGGGCCAATATCTAGAACGGTCATCCCGCCGGCAACAAGGCCTTCAATGAGCGCTTTTGCCAGATCAGGGGAGCTGAGGCGTCCATCCCGGCCGACCGCCACCCTCGTGCCGCCAGCCTCCGCCACGATACTTGCAAATCCGAGGCCGATGGCATGGGCATCATCGGTGCCGAGGGTAGTACCGACAATACCGCGAATGTCATAGGA is a window of Alphaproteobacteria bacterium LSUCC0684 DNA encoding:
- a CDS encoding phosphomannomutase/phosphoglucomutase; translation: MMRHDFHPTVLRSYDIRGIVGTTLGTDDAHAIGLGFASIVAEAGGTRVAVGRDGRLSSPDLAKALIEGLVAGGMTVLDIGPGPTPMLYFADQHHGTDGAIQVTGSHNPPSHNGFKMVLGHKPFFGDDITGLGQRLAGGVAAKAGGSARHVEIADIYLCAMLDKAGIETSSGALDLLASETLIWDCGNGATGPIVTALVPHLPGTHEVLFPEVDGTFPNHHPDPVDPETLGMLRQAAAESGAMMGIGFDGDGDRIGLIDGKGRQVPGDLLTAYLARGVIARTPGSDVIFDVKSSLAALDAVAAMGGKPSLWKTGHSHMKMRLKETGAPLAGEMSGHLFIADNYFGFDDALFAALSILKEYARSGESITRFLDNLPPVYATPELRIPCADEEKFDVIRRVIADVAAAPDPDMTERADMDGIRVSGSLGWWLIRASNTGAELVARAEGRDEESRDLLKERIRSRLSKAGLDWKG